In Capsicum annuum cultivar UCD-10X-F1 chromosome 7, UCD10Xv1.1, whole genome shotgun sequence, one genomic interval encodes:
- the LOC107856796 gene encoding uncharacterized protein LOC107856796, with amino-acid sequence MSSTSRAWVTAVSLGVVEALKDQGLCRWNYTIRAINQHVKNNIRSYSQAKKLASQSSPLVSTNKFELKKQSEESIRKVMYLSCWGPN; translated from the coding sequence ATGAGTTCAACAAGCAGGGCATGGGTTACAGCAGTGAGCTTGGGAGTGGTTGAGGCACTAAAAGATCAAGGACTTTGTAGGTGGAATTACACAATCAGAGCCATAAATCAGCATGTCAAGAACAATATAAGGTCATATTCACAAGCCAAGAAGCTCGCCTCCCAATCTTCCCCTTTGGTTTCTACAAACAAATTCGAATTGAAGAAGCAATCAGAGGAATCTATCAGAAAAGTCATGTATTTGAGCTGTTGGGGTCCCAATTGA
- the LOC107856794 gene encoding uncharacterized protein LOC107856794, translating into MSSTSRAWIAATSVGVVEALKDQGLCRWNYTIRAINQHVKNNIRSYSQAKKLSSQSSPLVSTNKFELKKQSEESIRKVMYLSCWGPN; encoded by the coding sequence ATGAGTTCAACAAGCAGAGCATGGATAGCAGCAACTAGCGTGGGAGTAGTAGAGGCACTAAAAGATCAAGGACTTTGTAGGTGGAATTACACAATCAGAGCCATAAATCAGCATGTCAAGAACAATATAAGGTCATATTCACAAGCCAAGAAGCTCTCCTCCCAATCTTCTCCTTTGGTTTCTACAAACAAATTCGAATTGAAGAAGCAATCAGAGGAATCTATCAGAAAAGTCATGTATTTGAGCTGTTGGGGTCCTAATTGA
- the LOC107856797 gene encoding uncharacterized protein LOC107856797 has translation MSLSRRAWIVAASVGAIEALKDQVGLCRWNYPLRCLAQHTKNNITSYSQAKKLSSSLIANKAEHSEESLRTVMYLSCWGPN, from the coding sequence ATGAGTTTAAGCAGAAGAGCATGGATAGTGGCAGCCAGTGTTGGAGCAATTGAAGCCTTAAAAGATCAAGTTGgattgtgtagatggaattaCCCATTAAGGTGTTTGGCACAACACACAAAGAATAACATAACATCTTACTCTCAAGCCAAAAAACTTTCTTCATCACTAATTGCAAACAAGGCAGAACATTCTGAAGAATCATTAAGGACAGTTATGTACTTGAGTTGTTGGGGTCCCAATTGA